One genomic region from Planctomicrobium piriforme encodes:
- a CDS encoding DUF1553 domain-containing protein — MRACLRLFAGPTLAVLMVFSHHCVQADDGAVSFTRDIRTILSNKCFQCHGPDPEERKGGTDGLRLDNLQGALADLGGYAALVPGQPEKSALLDRVTSHDPDLVMPPPSMGKGLTPHEIDLLKRWIAAGAPYEGHWSYTKPVRPELPKVAKTDWAKNPIDRFILARLEQEGLAPQSEADCQALIRRVALDLTGLPPKLDEVDAFANDKNPEAYDQLIDRLLEKKAYGEHWARMWLDLARYADSAGYADDPPRTIWLFRDYVIDSLNNNKPFDQFTIEQIAGDLLPNPTQEQLIATAFHRNTMTNSEGGTNDEEFRSVAIVDRVNTTMAVWMGTTMACAQCHTHKFDPLTQTDYFRLYAIFNNTEDADLKDESPLLSFFLPEQQQQRTQWQEQLQAVDQTLKTVTPELISARDAWDVTFPRDLAWQVLTPSEVKSQAGNGATIEEHAVRIATDKKNDDLTVTLPLAEGQLSAIRLETLTDSTESANKADGYFILTKVSATITRPLGSPLVGRFVRIEIPGKEKILSLAEVEVRQGESNIAPEGTATQSTTAFEGPPELAIDGNTDGNYYPTMSTTHTAISNDPWWELDLKTSQAVDSIRIWNRTDGGTGERLKNFRIQLLDENRKPLWQQTVAAAPDPSTEFHPNGPQTIEFVAAVADSSRAGFTPDLVLKNPNPKQKGWSESTAQPHALTLLAGSPIDVAAGSILTLTIEQQSQATHLPLSHFRLSLTDDARAQTWGSTPANIITALNVSQAERTPDQSQTITDHYLGIAPLLAPQRKQAAQLRKQLDDFKPVTVPINRELPKEKQRVTRLQHRGNFLDLGEEVAPGTPTHFPPIPNGLPANRLGLAHWLISEDNPLTARVVANMYWEAIFGIGLVASSDEFGSQGDLPSHPELLDWLATELIRLKWDTKAFLKLLVTSAAYRQSSKVSDEEYARDPDNRLLGRGPRFRLSAEMIRDQALFASGLLSSRSGGPPVKPPQPNSGLNAAFGSAIDWQTSNGEDKYRRGLYTTWRRSNPYPSMSTFDAPNREVCTVRRVRTNTPLQALVTLNDPVYIEAAQAMARRLMREGGDTTASRATYGFRLCLARPPHEAELARLVALYEEAFARFQSDAEHAKQMATDPLGPTPDGMNVAELAAWTIVSNVLLNLDETLMKR; from the coding sequence ATGAGGGCTTGTCTTCGCTTGTTCGCTGGACCAACTCTGGCTGTGCTGATGGTGTTCTCGCATCACTGCGTGCAAGCCGATGACGGTGCCGTCAGTTTCACGCGCGACATCCGCACCATTCTCTCGAACAAGTGCTTTCAGTGTCATGGGCCCGACCCGGAAGAGCGAAAAGGGGGGACCGATGGGTTGCGGCTCGACAATCTTCAAGGGGCTCTGGCAGACCTCGGCGGATATGCCGCCCTAGTGCCGGGGCAGCCTGAAAAAAGTGCCCTGCTCGATCGGGTCACCAGCCACGATCCAGATCTGGTGATGCCGCCCCCTTCCATGGGCAAGGGGCTGACGCCGCATGAAATTGATCTGCTGAAGCGCTGGATCGCTGCCGGCGCTCCCTACGAGGGGCACTGGAGCTATACCAAACCGGTGCGGCCGGAACTTCCCAAGGTCGCCAAGACAGACTGGGCCAAGAACCCGATTGATCGGTTCATTCTTGCTCGACTGGAGCAAGAAGGTCTTGCGCCCCAGTCGGAAGCGGATTGTCAGGCATTGATTCGCCGGGTCGCACTTGATCTGACCGGCCTGCCCCCCAAGCTTGACGAAGTTGATGCCTTTGCGAATGACAAAAACCCAGAGGCCTACGACCAACTCATTGATCGTCTGCTGGAGAAGAAAGCCTACGGCGAACACTGGGCGCGGATGTGGCTCGACCTCGCCCGTTATGCGGACTCGGCCGGCTACGCCGACGACCCTCCGCGCACGATCTGGTTGTTTCGTGACTACGTCATTGACTCGCTGAACAACAACAAGCCGTTCGATCAGTTCACGATTGAGCAGATTGCCGGCGACCTGTTGCCGAATCCGACACAGGAACAGCTCATTGCCACTGCCTTCCATCGCAACACGATGACGAACAGCGAAGGGGGCACCAACGATGAAGAGTTCCGCAGCGTGGCGATCGTCGATCGAGTGAACACCACGATGGCAGTCTGGATGGGAACCACGATGGCGTGTGCCCAGTGTCACACCCACAAGTTCGATCCTTTGACGCAAACCGACTACTTCAGGCTCTACGCCATCTTCAACAACACCGAAGACGCCGACCTGAAGGACGAGTCGCCGCTGCTGTCGTTCTTTCTGCCGGAACAGCAACAGCAGCGCACGCAGTGGCAAGAGCAGTTGCAAGCAGTCGATCAGACCCTGAAAACAGTGACGCCGGAACTCATCTCCGCACGCGACGCCTGGGACGTCACGTTCCCACGCGACCTCGCCTGGCAGGTACTGACGCCCAGTGAAGTGAAATCTCAGGCAGGCAACGGCGCGACGATTGAAGAGCACGCTGTCCGCATCGCCACAGACAAGAAGAACGACGATCTCACCGTCACCCTGCCCCTCGCTGAAGGACAACTGAGCGCGATTCGGCTCGAAACTCTGACGGACTCAACGGAATCCGCCAACAAGGCCGACGGCTACTTCATCCTGACCAAAGTTTCTGCCACGATCACACGACCACTCGGTTCTCCATTAGTCGGCCGGTTTGTGCGCATCGAAATCCCCGGTAAGGAAAAGATTCTCTCGCTGGCGGAAGTTGAAGTGCGGCAAGGCGAGTCGAACATTGCCCCGGAGGGAACAGCGACTCAAAGCACCACGGCCTTCGAAGGTCCGCCGGAACTGGCCATCGATGGCAACACTGACGGCAACTACTACCCGACGATGTCGACGACGCATACCGCGATCTCGAACGATCCGTGGTGGGAGCTAGACCTGAAGACATCGCAAGCTGTGGATTCCATCCGCATCTGGAATCGCACGGACGGCGGGACCGGTGAACGGCTGAAAAACTTCCGCATTCAATTGCTCGACGAAAATCGCAAGCCCCTCTGGCAGCAGACCGTTGCCGCGGCTCCCGATCCGAGTACCGAGTTTCATCCCAATGGACCTCAGACAATCGAATTCGTCGCGGCCGTCGCCGATTCATCCCGCGCCGGCTTCACGCCTGACCTCGTGCTCAAAAATCCGAACCCCAAACAGAAGGGCTGGTCGGAGTCCACGGCTCAGCCGCACGCGCTGACGCTTCTGGCCGGCAGCCCGATTGACGTTGCCGCAGGGTCAATTCTGACTCTGACAATTGAACAACAGTCTCAGGCAACCCATCTCCCTCTCAGTCATTTTCGCCTCAGCCTCACCGACGATGCGCGGGCACAAACATGGGGCAGTACGCCGGCCAACATCATTACCGCGCTGAACGTTTCACAAGCTGAACGAACGCCTGATCAATCGCAGACAATCACCGACCATTACCTGGGCATCGCTCCCCTGCTCGCGCCGCAGCGAAAGCAGGCGGCACAGCTCAGGAAGCAACTCGATGATTTCAAACCGGTGACTGTCCCCATCAACCGGGAACTCCCCAAAGAGAAACAGCGCGTCACGCGCTTGCAGCATCGCGGAAACTTCCTCGACCTGGGCGAGGAAGTCGCACCCGGCACTCCGACCCACTTTCCTCCCATTCCCAACGGTCTGCCTGCCAACCGGCTGGGACTCGCCCACTGGCTGATCTCGGAAGACAACCCGCTGACGGCTCGTGTCGTCGCCAACATGTACTGGGAAGCGATCTTTGGAATCGGCCTCGTCGCCAGCAGTGATGAATTCGGTTCTCAGGGAGACCTCCCCTCACACCCCGAACTCCTCGACTGGCTGGCGACGGAACTCATTCGTCTCAAATGGGACACCAAGGCCTTCCTCAAACTGCTGGTGACATCCGCCGCTTATCGACAATCATCGAAAGTCAGCGACGAAGAATACGCCCGCGATCCCGACAATCGCCTGCTGGGTCGCGGCCCGCGATTTCGTCTCTCGGCCGAGATGATTCGTGATCAGGCGTTGTTCGCGAGCGGCCTGCTCAGTTCCCGCAGCGGCGGACCGCCGGTCAAGCCGCCGCAGCCCAACTCAGGTCTGAATGCCGCCTTCGGGAGTGCCATCGACTGGCAGACCAGCAACGGTGAAGACAAGTACCGCCGCGGGCTCTATACGACCTGGCGGCGGTCGAATCCCTACCCTTCCATGAGTACCTTCGATGCTCCCAACCGGGAAGTCTGCACGGTGCGTCGAGTCCGCACGAACACCCCATTGCAGGCACTCGTGACGCTCAACGATCCAGTTTACATCGAAGCCGCCCAGGCAATGGCGCGGCGGCTAATGCGCGAAGGGGGCGACACGACAGCCTCACGAGCGACATACGGCTTCCGGCTCTGCCTCGCCCGACCTCCGCATGAAGCCGAACTCGCACGACTGGTCGCGCTGTATGAGGAAGCATTCGCTCGCTTCCAGTCCGACGCAGAACATGCAAAGCAGATGGCGACCGACCCGTTGGGCCCGACCCCCGACGGCATGAACGTCGCCGAGCTGGCTGCCTGGACCATCGTCAGCAATGTGTTGCTGAACCTCGACGAAACCTTGATGAAGCGCTGA
- a CDS encoding DUF1501 domain-containing protein, which translates to MHPELEHLALKTRRHFLQQSSLGLGSIALTSLLAGEAAASPSSVINPLAPQAPHFPAKVQRVIYLHLTGSPPNLDLYDYKPELVKHDGEDCPDSFLKGKRFAFTTGVPKLLGTRRQFSQHGEGGQWMSDAIPHLHEVADEMCMIHSMYTDQFNHAPAELLIYTGSPRSGRPSMGSWVTYGLGSENENLPGFVVLISSGVQPNGGKNSYGSGFLPSVYQGVQCRSKGDPVLYASDPAGMDRGLRRQTLDALRDLNHLQSQELGHPETLTRIAQYELAFRMQTSVPEVMNINQEPKHILEAYGAKPGEASFANNCLLARRLAEQGVRFIQLFDWGWDFHGTTELEGIEAGLTRKCSTMDKPVAALIQDLKQRGLLDDTLIVCGGEFGRTPFREGRTSTSKILGRDHYPDCFTMWMAGGGVKGGLSYGETDEFGFGVTANKVHVHDLQATILHLLGFDHTRLTYRFQGRDYRLTDVHGDVVKGVLA; encoded by the coding sequence ATGCATCCTGAACTGGAACATCTGGCTCTCAAAACCAGACGGCATTTTCTGCAGCAGAGTTCGCTCGGGCTGGGAAGTATTGCGCTGACGTCGCTGCTGGCCGGGGAAGCTGCTGCTTCGCCGAGCTCCGTGATCAATCCCCTCGCGCCGCAGGCTCCGCACTTCCCCGCCAAAGTGCAACGGGTGATCTATCTGCATCTGACAGGCTCTCCTCCGAATCTCGATCTGTACGACTACAAGCCAGAGCTGGTCAAACACGACGGTGAAGACTGCCCCGACTCGTTTCTCAAAGGGAAGCGGTTCGCTTTCACAACGGGCGTCCCCAAACTGCTCGGCACGCGTCGCCAGTTCTCGCAGCACGGGGAAGGCGGCCAATGGATGTCGGACGCGATTCCGCATCTGCATGAGGTTGCGGATGAGATGTGCATGATTCACTCCATGTACACCGACCAGTTCAATCACGCGCCCGCGGAACTGCTGATCTATACTGGCTCACCCCGATCTGGCCGGCCCTCGATGGGTTCGTGGGTCACCTATGGGCTCGGCTCGGAAAACGAAAACCTGCCTGGCTTCGTGGTCCTGATCTCCAGCGGCGTGCAGCCCAACGGCGGCAAAAACTCCTACGGCAGCGGCTTTCTGCCGTCGGTCTATCAGGGGGTCCAGTGCCGTTCCAAAGGTGATCCAGTGCTGTACGCTTCCGATCCGGCCGGCATGGATCGCGGGCTGCGTCGGCAGACGCTCGATGCGCTGCGGGATCTCAATCATCTGCAGTCACAGGAACTCGGCCATCCGGAAACGCTCACCCGCATTGCCCAGTACGAACTCGCGTTCCGGATGCAGACGTCGGTGCCGGAGGTGATGAACATCAATCAGGAGCCCAAACACATTCTCGAGGCCTATGGCGCAAAGCCGGGTGAGGCAAGTTTCGCGAATAATTGCCTGCTCGCCCGTCGGCTCGCTGAACAAGGTGTGCGGTTCATTCAGCTTTTCGACTGGGGCTGGGACTTCCACGGCACCACCGAACTCGAGGGGATTGAAGCGGGCCTGACTCGGAAGTGTTCCACCATGGACAAGCCGGTCGCCGCGCTGATTCAGGATCTCAAACAACGGGGACTCCTGGATGACACGCTGATCGTCTGCGGCGGGGAATTCGGCCGGACCCCATTTCGCGAAGGCCGCACTTCAACCAGCAAGATCCTCGGCCGAGATCATTACCCCGACTGCTTCACTATGTGGATGGCCGGGGGCGGAGTCAAAGGGGGACTCAGCTACGGAGAAACCGACGAATTCGGTTTCGGAGTGACTGCCAACAAGGTCCATGTCCACGATCTGCAGGCGACAATCCTGCACCTGCTCGGCTTCGACCACACCCGCCTGACCTACCGTTTCCAGGGCCGCGACTACAGGTTAACCGATGTGCATGGGGACGTGGTGAAGGGGGTTCTGGCATAA
- a CDS encoding tetratricopeptide repeat protein — MKISHWIAICCCLCGLFLTAAPVFAQLDATAYFNRGLSWQNKGDHNKAIDDYTEALKLDPNDAAAYFNRGRAWQNKGEHDNAIADYDAAIRLYPNDAAVYNRRGSAWHYKEQYDKAIVDYSKAIELDPNFTWAYYNRGLAWQNKGEDARAIDDYSQAISLDPRFGWAYHSRGVAQQNLAQFDKAIADYTQAIGLDNKFGSAYHNRGLAWQNKGDLDKAIADYSSAIASDPRSARAFNNRGIIWKSKGEYDKAIADYTQAIRLDPRLASSYNSLAWLYSTCSNDRYRDGRQAVNLATKACELTQNRNADYLGTLAAAYAETGDFANALRIQTRARDLAPQHRKADFQANYDLYRSRRPFRE; from the coding sequence TTGAAAATCAGTCACTGGATCGCAATCTGCTGCTGTCTGTGCGGTCTTTTTCTGACTGCCGCGCCAGTGTTCGCGCAGCTCGATGCGACCGCGTATTTCAATCGCGGTCTCAGTTGGCAGAACAAAGGGGATCACAACAAGGCGATTGACGACTACACCGAGGCGCTCAAGCTCGATCCCAACGACGCGGCCGCCTATTTCAACCGGGGCCGTGCCTGGCAGAATAAAGGGGAACACGACAACGCCATTGCCGACTACGACGCGGCGATCCGGCTCTATCCCAACGACGCCGCCGTCTACAATCGCCGCGGCAGCGCCTGGCACTACAAGGAACAGTACGACAAGGCCATCGTCGACTATTCGAAGGCGATCGAGCTCGATCCCAACTTCACCTGGGCGTACTACAACCGCGGCCTTGCCTGGCAGAACAAGGGAGAAGACGCCCGGGCGATCGATGATTACAGCCAGGCGATTTCGCTCGATCCCCGGTTTGGCTGGGCCTATCACAGCCGCGGCGTTGCCCAGCAGAATCTGGCTCAGTTCGACAAGGCGATTGCCGACTACACGCAGGCGATCGGCCTCGATAACAAGTTCGGCTCGGCCTATCACAATCGCGGGCTGGCCTGGCAGAACAAGGGGGATCTCGACAAGGCGATTGCCGATTACTCGTCAGCCATCGCTTCCGATCCCCGTTCGGCCAGAGCGTTCAACAACCGCGGGATCATCTGGAAAAGCAAAGGGGAATACGACAAGGCGATTGCTGACTACACGCAGGCCATCCGTCTCGATCCCCGGCTCGCGTCGTCTTACAACAGCCTGGCCTGGCTGTATTCCACCTGCTCGAACGACCGGTACCGAGACGGCCGTCAGGCGGTCAACCTCGCGACGAAAGCCTGCGAGCTGACGCAGAATCGCAATGCCGATTACCTGGGGACTCTGGCCGCCGCCTATGCGGAGACAGGCGATTTCGCGAACGCCCTTCGTATCCAAACTCGTGCAAGAGACCTCGCCCCGCAGCACCGCAAAGCCGACTTTCAGGCCAACTACGACCTGTACAGAAGCCGCAGACCGTTTCGGGAATAG
- a CDS encoding cellulase family glycosylhydrolase: MSDRNASSLSRRDMLTALAAIPVTAALAKAQSPAPAKTPPTDSTLPNLHVYDSYGWLRGFSVVPSWGARIEDAWWSYEPAQMRAEIAPARAMHANCIRLWIEFTAWMAAPEQVTAHFLDAVAAIDEAGMKTMPCLFNRWHDARYDYGGTYLDNLLRDTRPHLDYVRALVTPLAGDDRILIWDLCNEPQAGATWAKEMTAELVQKEHAWLQKVRDTVRECGARQPITVGTMAGANIETFADLCDVLCGHPYAHDRTGLEQRIAEFKGLQQKYHKPFLVNECMPGAEDDRERGAVAAMYDELLSAAGFGWMGWALREGKAISTRRDRVDGNGLKSFGFHPFVLKDGQLRQGLEALTAAPHMTPPWLVAVPDR, encoded by the coding sequence ATGTCCGACCGAAACGCATCCTCCCTCTCACGCCGTGACATGCTGACCGCACTAGCGGCGATTCCCGTCACGGCAGCACTGGCGAAGGCCCAAAGCCCTGCCCCCGCCAAAACTCCGCCGACGGATTCGACGTTGCCCAACCTGCATGTCTACGACAGCTATGGCTGGCTGCGGGGCTTCAGCGTTGTTCCGTCATGGGGAGCCCGGATCGAGGACGCCTGGTGGAGTTACGAGCCGGCCCAAATGCGGGCGGAAATCGCGCCTGCTCGCGCCATGCATGCCAACTGCATCCGGCTCTGGATTGAATTCACCGCCTGGATGGCCGCACCGGAACAAGTGACGGCCCACTTTCTGGACGCGGTCGCCGCCATTGACGAAGCCGGCATGAAGACGATGCCCTGCCTGTTCAACCGCTGGCATGATGCCCGTTACGACTACGGCGGCACCTACCTCGATAACCTGCTGCGAGACACGCGACCGCACCTGGACTATGTCCGTGCCCTCGTCACTCCTTTGGCCGGCGATGACCGCATCCTCATCTGGGATCTCTGTAACGAACCCCAGGCCGGCGCGACATGGGCCAAGGAAATGACGGCTGAGCTGGTCCAGAAAGAACATGCCTGGCTGCAAAAAGTGAGGGACACCGTCCGAGAATGCGGCGCCCGCCAGCCCATCACGGTTGGCACGATGGCTGGCGCGAATATCGAAACGTTCGCGGATCTGTGCGATGTGCTTTGCGGACACCCCTATGCCCACGACCGTACCGGTCTCGAACAGCGGATCGCCGAGTTTAAGGGACTGCAGCAGAAGTATCACAAGCCGTTCCTGGTGAACGAATGCATGCCGGGCGCGGAAGATGATCGCGAACGAGGAGCGGTCGCCGCCATGTACGACGAACTGTTGAGCGCGGCAGGCTTCGGGTGGATGGGCTGGGCGCTGCGGGAAGGAAAAGCGATCTCGACCCGTCGCGACCGCGTCGACGGCAACGGCCTGAAGAGCTTCGGCTTTCATCCATTCGTGCTGAAAGACGGCCAGTTACGGCAAGGACTCGAAGCCCTCACCGCCGCTCCTCACATGACTCCCCCCTGGCTGGTTGCCGTTCCAGATCGATAA